In the Staphylococcus condimenti genome, one interval contains:
- the secDF gene encoding protein translocase subunit SecDF, with the protein MKKNSRIITFLLLVVLLFAGMAATYKSVVKDVRLGLDLQGGFEVLYQVNPLEKGEKIDDKAVQATAKTLENRVNVLGVSEPKIQVENNNRIRVQLAGVKNQNEARDILSSQANLTIRDSDDHVKLTGKDLVQGSAKQEFKQNTNQPAVTFKLKDSKKFKKVTEEISKRKDNVMVVWLDYEKGDSYQKEKDKKDPKYVSAASVDQPINSDSVEISGGFNGEKGVQKAKQIADLLNSGSLPVHLKELYSNSVGAQFGQDALDKTIFGSLLGVGIIYLFMVGFYRLPGIIAVITLTTYIYITLVAFNFIHGVLTLPGLAALVLGVGMAVDANIIMYERIKDELRIGRTLKQAFHKANKSSFITILDANLTTVLAAAVLFFFGESAVKGFATMLLLAILMSFVTAVFLTRILLSLLVQSNYFKKSFWLFGVNKKDRHDLSEGIDVYELKTPYDHWNFMKLAKPLFWFSGIVILAGVIILFIFKLNLGIDFTSGTRVDMKADHKITQQSVTSTLEKAGMKPDQVSLSGNNDSASVQFKHDLSKNEVAKVKTTINKKFGNDPTVNTVSPVIGQEIAKNALLSLIYASIGMIIYISLRFEWRMGLSSILALLHDAFMIVAVFSLFRLEVDVTFIAAVLTIIGYSINDTIVTFDRVRENLRKIKVITKPEQIDRIVNHSIRQTMTRSINTVLTVVIVVVALLIFGASSIFNFSLALLIGLISGVFSSIFIAVPLWGMMKKRQLKKSPDHKLVVYREKRSNDEKILV; encoded by the coding sequence GTGAAGAAAAACAGTAGAATAATTACATTCTTACTGTTGGTTGTTCTGCTTTTTGCAGGTATGGCAGCAACCTATAAGAGTGTAGTTAAAGACGTCCGTTTAGGATTGGACCTTCAAGGTGGATTTGAAGTTTTATATCAAGTTAATCCACTCGAAAAAGGTGAGAAAATTGACGATAAGGCTGTTCAAGCGACAGCTAAAACTTTAGAAAATAGGGTCAATGTACTCGGAGTTTCCGAACCTAAAATTCAAGTTGAAAATAATAATCGGATTCGTGTTCAATTAGCCGGTGTTAAAAATCAAAATGAAGCACGAGACATCTTATCTTCTCAAGCCAATTTGACAATTCGTGATTCTGATGATCATGTTAAATTGACAGGTAAAGATTTAGTCCAAGGTTCTGCAAAACAAGAATTCAAACAAAATACAAACCAACCTGCCGTTACTTTTAAACTGAAAGATAGTAAGAAATTCAAAAAGGTAACAGAAGAGATTTCTAAACGTAAAGATAACGTGATGGTCGTTTGGTTAGATTATGAAAAAGGCGACAGTTATCAAAAAGAAAAAGATAAAAAAGATCCTAAATATGTATCAGCTGCATCAGTAGACCAACCAATCAATTCAGACAGTGTTGAAATTTCTGGTGGATTCAATGGTGAAAAAGGTGTTCAAAAAGCAAAACAAATTGCTGACTTATTGAACTCTGGTTCATTGCCAGTTCACTTGAAAGAATTATATTCTAACTCAGTTGGTGCACAGTTCGGTCAAGATGCATTAGATAAAACAATTTTCGGTTCATTATTAGGTGTCGGCATTATCTATCTATTCATGGTCGGCTTCTATAGATTGCCAGGTATTATTGCTGTTATTACATTAACAACATATATTTACATCACGCTTGTAGCATTTAACTTTATACATGGTGTGTTAACATTGCCAGGATTAGCCGCGTTGGTATTAGGTGTAGGTATGGCAGTAGATGCTAACATTATTATGTATGAACGTATAAAAGATGAATTGAGGATTGGAAGAACCCTCAAACAAGCTTTCCATAAAGCGAATAAAAGCTCCTTTATTACAATACTTGATGCCAACTTAACAACTGTATTAGCAGCAGCTGTATTGTTCTTCTTTGGTGAAAGTGCTGTAAAAGGTTTTGCTACAATGCTATTGCTTGCAATATTAATGAGTTTCGTTACAGCAGTATTCTTAACACGTATCTTATTATCATTGCTAGTACAATCAAATTACTTTAAGAAAAGTTTCTGGTTATTTGGTGTTAATAAGAAAGACAGACATGACCTCAGTGAAGGAATCGATGTGTATGAATTGAAAACACCATATGATCATTGGAACTTTATGAAATTGGCCAAACCATTGTTTTGGTTCAGCGGTATTGTTATTTTAGCTGGCGTAATTATTCTCTTCATTTTCAAATTGAATTTAGGAATTGACTTTACGAGCGGTACTCGTGTTGATATGAAAGCAGATCATAAGATAACACAACAAAGTGTAACGAGTACGTTGGAAAAAGCAGGTATGAAACCTGACCAAGTTTCTCTATCTGGAAATAACGATAGTGCTTCTGTTCAATTCAAGCATGATTTAAGTAAAAATGAAGTTGCTAAAGTTAAAACAACGATAAATAAAAAATTCGGCAATGATCCGACTGTAAATACAGTATCACCTGTTATCGGTCAAGAAATTGCTAAGAACGCATTATTATCATTAATATACGCTTCAATCGGTATGATTATTTACATTTCATTACGATTTGAATGGCGCATGGGACTTTCATCAATATTGGCATTACTACATGACGCCTTTATGATTGTTGCAGTGTTCAGCTTATTCAGATTAGAAGTTGATGTAACATTTATCGCAGCCGTACTGACAATTATCGGTTATTCAATCAACGATACAATTGTGACGTTCGACAGGGTTCGCGAGAACTTGCGTAAAATCAAAGTAATCACAAAGCCTGAACAAATTGATCGTATTGTAAACCATTCAATCAGACAAACAATGACAAGATCTATAAATACAGTATTAACAGTTGTAATTGTAGTAGTTGCACTATTGATATTCGGTGCTTCTAGTATCTTCAACTTCTCATTAGCGTTGCTTATCGGATTGATTTCTGGTGTATTCTCATCTATCTTTATCGCAGTTCCGTTATGGGGTATGATGAAAAAACGTCAACTTAAGAAATCACCAGACCATAAATTAGTGGTTTATCGTGAAAAACGCAGTAACGATGAAAAAATACTTGTATAA
- the recJ gene encoding single-stranded-DNA-specific exonuclease RecJ, producing the protein MIKAKFKWDLQQNTNKISDEIASEMKLTPIVRKIMESKNITDKQEIAALLKKSSIKHDPYTMSDMKKAIDRINKAIDNHERILIYGDYDADGVTSTTILVSVLQELGAEVGWYIPNRFTEGYGPNEAAFKNAYDEGINLIITVDNGIQGHSEIKTAQELGMDVILTDHHEIGETLPEAFAIVHPMHPEFNYPFKYLSGAGVALKLAQALLDHPSPYYSALAAIGTIADLVSLTDENRAIVQDGLDILNQTQYPSIQALLNNAGYKDTITEETIGFVIGPRLNAVGRLDDASLAAELLMSDNDEEAEFLAEQVEHFNQERKDIVKEISDEAVLMAAEQVEKGNQFLVLAQENWHEGVLGIAASKVVETYGLPTIILNIDTAQNFAKGSARSIEQVSMYDILDKERALITKFGGHHMAAGMTLPIENIEKLSVALNEHMKEISKEKDLSPRKTVDLLLEENEITVKNIRDIQKLRPFGTDFTSPLFQLNNAKIVQAKGIGQEGKHLKMTIGDSKIQSLYWQHGEYANQIEPNQPINMIGTLQINEWNGNQSPQFMVQDMASEALQILDFRGKARQHIISNDDLLTAEIVNKKSNKDHEHQYFYGDMIPNQYERYVFKELPLTIESMQSTLTSIVESQIILELNHQNSIYFDGLPNLDKFKACYKALLAKNEVDLKQDGMQLSEYLNVKPQVLIFMLKVFNELNFIKDNNGIITVNKDVEKKEITSSRLYQARMKRIDVEKFLLYDDFSKVKLWIKDQLAK; encoded by the coding sequence ATGATTAAAGCTAAATTTAAATGGGACCTACAACAAAATACTAATAAAATCTCAGATGAAATCGCATCAGAAATGAAATTAACACCTATTGTCCGTAAAATTATGGAAAGTAAAAATATTACGGATAAACAAGAGATTGCAGCCTTATTAAAAAAATCCTCGATTAAGCACGATCCTTATACAATGAGTGATATGAAAAAAGCAATTGATCGTATCAATAAAGCAATTGATAATCATGAACGTATTTTAATTTACGGAGATTATGATGCGGATGGTGTGACTTCAACTACAATCTTAGTTTCTGTTTTACAGGAATTAGGGGCTGAAGTTGGTTGGTACATACCCAATCGCTTTACAGAAGGTTACGGCCCGAATGAAGCAGCATTTAAAAACGCCTACGATGAAGGTATTAACCTTATCATAACAGTGGATAACGGTATACAAGGTCATTCTGAAATTAAAACAGCTCAAGAATTAGGTATGGATGTTATACTTACAGACCACCATGAAATTGGAGAAACATTACCTGAAGCTTTTGCAATTGTTCACCCTATGCATCCAGAGTTTAATTATCCTTTCAAATATTTAAGCGGTGCAGGTGTTGCATTGAAATTAGCACAAGCTTTATTAGATCATCCTTCGCCATATTATTCAGCGTTAGCTGCTATTGGTACGATTGCTGACTTGGTCTCATTAACTGATGAAAACCGTGCAATTGTACAAGATGGACTAGATATACTGAATCAAACGCAATATCCATCGATTCAAGCATTGTTAAATAATGCAGGTTATAAAGATACAATTACTGAAGAAACAATCGGCTTTGTGATTGGACCAAGACTAAATGCGGTCGGCAGATTAGATGATGCAAGTTTAGCAGCTGAATTACTGATGTCTGATAATGATGAAGAAGCGGAGTTTCTTGCTGAGCAAGTTGAACATTTCAATCAAGAAAGAAAAGATATTGTTAAAGAAATATCGGATGAAGCTGTATTAATGGCGGCCGAACAAGTAGAGAAAGGTAATCAATTTCTTGTCTTAGCACAAGAGAATTGGCACGAAGGTGTGTTAGGAATTGCAGCTTCGAAGGTCGTTGAAACATATGGTTTGCCAACGATTATTTTAAATATTGATACGGCACAAAATTTTGCAAAAGGTTCAGCTAGAAGTATTGAACAAGTATCAATGTATGACATTTTGGATAAAGAACGTGCATTAATAACTAAATTCGGCGGTCATCATATGGCTGCAGGAATGACGCTGCCTATCGAAAATATAGAAAAGTTGAGCGTTGCACTGAATGAGCACATGAAAGAAATTTCAAAAGAAAAGGACCTTTCTCCACGAAAAACTGTGGACTTACTTTTGGAAGAAAACGAAATTACAGTAAAAAATATTAGAGATATTCAAAAACTGAGACCTTTTGGGACAGATTTCACAAGTCCGCTTTTTCAATTGAATAATGCTAAAATTGTTCAAGCAAAGGGAATAGGACAAGAAGGCAAGCACCTTAAAATGACAATTGGCGACTCAAAAATTCAAAGCCTTTATTGGCAGCATGGTGAATATGCAAATCAAATTGAACCCAATCAGCCCATTAACATGATTGGTACGTTACAAATCAATGAATGGAATGGTAATCAATCTCCCCAATTTATGGTTCAAGATATGGCATCAGAGGCACTTCAAATTTTAGATTTCAGAGGCAAAGCCAGACAACATATTATTTCAAATGACGATTTGCTTACAGCTGAAATTGTTAACAAAAAATCAAATAAAGACCATGAACATCAATATTTTTATGGGGATATGATTCCTAACCAATATGAGCGTTATGTTTTTAAAGAATTGCCACTTACAATTGAGTCTATGCAATCGACTTTAACTTCAATTGTAGAAAGCCAAATTATTTTAGAGTTGAATCATCAAAATTCAATTTATTTTGATGGATTACCGAACCTAGATAAATTCAAAGCTTGCTATAAAGCATTGCTTGCAAAAAATGAAGTGGATTTAAAACAGGATGGTATGCAATTAAGTGAGTACCTGAATGTGAAACCGCAAGTTCTAATCTTTATGCTTAAAGTTTTTAATGAATTAAATTTCATTAAAGATAATAATGGTATAATAACTGTGAACAAAGATGTAGAAAAGAAAGAAATTACTTCTAGTCGTCTCTATCAAGCAAGAATGAAACGTATTGATGTAGAAAAATTTTTACTTTACGATGATTTCTCAAAAGTTAAACTTTGGATTAAAGACCAGCTAGCAAAGTAA
- a CDS encoding adenine phosphoribosyltransferase has protein sequence MDLKQYVSEVQDWPKEGVDFKDITTIMDNGEAYGYATDQIVEFAREKQVDIVVGPEARGFIIGCPVAYSMGIGFAPVRKEGKLPREVIRYEYDLEYGTNVLTMHKDAIKPGQRVLITDDLLATGGTIEATIKLVEELGGIVVGIAFIIELKYLHGIDKLDGYEVLSLISYDE, from the coding sequence ATGGATTTAAAACAATATGTGTCAGAAGTACAAGATTGGCCAAAAGAAGGTGTCGATTTCAAAGACATTACTACAATCATGGATAATGGAGAAGCATATGGTTATGCAACAGATCAAATTGTAGAATTTGCGCGTGAAAAACAAGTGGATATTGTTGTCGGACCTGAAGCACGCGGCTTTATCATTGGTTGTCCGGTTGCATATTCAATGGGTATTGGATTTGCTCCTGTAAGAAAAGAAGGAAAATTACCACGTGAAGTTATTCGTTATGAATATGATTTAGAGTATGGCACTAATGTACTTACGATGCATAAGGATGCCATTAAACCAGGTCAACGTGTATTAATTACTGATGATTTGCTAGCAACAGGCGGAACAATTGAAGCTACAATTAAACTTGTAGAAGAATTAGGTGGTATTGTTGTAGGTATTGCCTTTATTATAGAATTAAAATACTTGCATGGTATCGATAAGCTTGATGGTTACGAAGTTTTAAGTTTAATTTCTTATGATGAATAA